Sequence from the Scomber scombrus chromosome 1, fScoSco1.1, whole genome shotgun sequence genome:
GGTCGCTCAGAACGGCCTGGTCGCTGTCGCCAATGGGAAGCTGTCACCGCCGCGGTTTCCTCTCGGCGTGGTTAGCGGTGGCGTGGCGGCACCAGGATACGGGTTTGAGACCAGTGAAGAGGACATGGATGTTGATGACAAGGTGGAGGACTTGATGAGGTAAGGCCAGATGAGAACTGACTAGACCAAAATGAGTGCAGATTGAGTCAATTTAGCTAATTCATCAagtataattaaaacaaatcaatactattaattaaaataattataatttattcgTGAAAATGATAAACATGCTTCTCAAACATATAGTCGCATATAGACCGCTGCACTAGAGAACAAGGGTTAATACAGAAGGACCGATGTCGACAATCCTGCATGCAGCTCACACTGAATCTGAATATGATGTGAGGGATTacttcttacacacacacacacacacacacacacacacacaccctttgtTGCGTCTCATTTGTAgtctgcagacagacagcagcaatCAGAGCGGTATTGATTCGAGGGCGCATGAAGgtaaaaatcaaagcagcaaGAGAGGCGAGAATATTACAGCACGATATCTGCTCCTTGAACACATGCAGCAGCTACTGCCGATGATGCGCACATTACAGATGGGTTAAGTGTAGTGAAAGGCCCGTTGTCTTGTGCTTAGTGTGTTAGAAATGTCAGACATTTATTGTGTTTGGTGGTAAAAAtaagtttctctcctctctgtctgtagaAGAGACAGCGCTGTGATCAAAGAGGAGATTAAGTCCTTCCTGGCCAACAGGCGGATCTCCCAGGCTGTGGTGGCTCAGGTAACAGGTGAGTGTCAGCCACATCTGCACCATCTTCACCAAATCATCATCAAAAGAGAGACGATAacatctccctcctcctcctcctcctcctcctcctcctcctcctcctcctcctcctcgccttCTTCCTCCAGGGATCAGTCAGAGTCGGATCTCCCACTGGCTCCTACAACAGGGGTCGGACCTCAGCGAGCAGAAGAAACGAGCCTTCTTCCGTTGGTACCAGCTGGAGAAGACCAATCCTGGTAACCCCACCCTCCTCCATCAGGCTCACATGTCACTACAGCAACCTACCTCTCAATCCTTCATCTGtgattaaaaaaaccaaaccttTTCAATAACCAGTCAACTACCCCGAATGCATGAAGGACTCCAGTAACACCTGGACTCTGCAAATCTCAGGCCATTGAGACCTCCGCTAAAAAGAGGGCGACCACTACAGCAACATAATGACAGGAAGAGCTAGTTATCTGTTAAACTCTTGGttataaaacatacagtaagttGGAATCAAAGAGTCcattgaaagaaaagaaggcatgtgtttgcatttttatgGCCATCTTGAGATGTCACTGGtaacagaaataaagacagtaaACAGTTATCCTGTGTTTGGACAATGACTACATTGTGCTAAGTTGAGACCAACATAGTGGAATGTATTGTGTGAAAGAATCAGTGCAGTCTCgttgaagaaaagaagaaacggCCTGATGCTTTAATGGGAATCTCTTGACGCTGGTTTGGTTCATTGCCTTAATGCTCGGAAATAGGATGTAACTGCTCTCTCTTTGTCCTttcaacatgatgatgatgtcaacAGAAGTGTAGCTACAGTAAAGGCACATACTTAATATACAAAcactttattcattattattagtttagtttagtttattttgcacaaaaattacatagaaaaaaagacagataataTACAGAGCAGGGAGAGGCCCAAATGGGCTTATTTAAGTCTCcacctaaaaaatgttaaaattacacaAGATAATATGACTACATAGAACAAACCAAATAATttcaacatatatataataacaggaaaaatgagagtgtgtgtgtgtatgttattatcattataatttaaACATTCACAAGtggaaaaacaccaaataaagtGAATACATCAATTATATCAACTCTTATGAAACTGTGACATAATGAAatgcaaataaacatttatctgGTGTTCTTAACTCCAGGTGCCACTCTGGCCATGCGAGCCGCCCCATTGGCTCTGGAAGACGTGATGGACTGGCACCAAGCCCCGCCCCAATTTGGCCCCGCCCCCGGAGGTTTCCGCCTACGACGAGGTAGCAGATTCACCTGGAGGAAGGAGTGTCTGGCTGTTatggagaggtgaggaggagacgCTGATCGGCTGCTGGAAATATAGGAATACCGTTTTTTAAGCTTAGTCGGATCTTAAAACGTGTCGTGTGTGTTTCACAGCTACTTCAGTGATAACCAATACCCCGatgaagcaaagagagaggagattGCCACCGCCTGCAACGCCGTCATTCAGAAACCAGGTGGGAAAATGCAAGGAAGAAGCACTCtgaataaaatgataatgtatCGTATACTGTAGGCTGTTCAATAATaagtgtggttttttttttttgaaattaaacCTGACACTTCTGTATCGGATCATGTCTTGAGCCAAACAGCCACATAATCTATATTAAACAAGTGTAGTCTCCATTATGGTGCAAATGTAAGAATATGGATATTTCTAGAAATGTCATATGCTTTTAAGTTGTATCCTAATGTATGTCAAAAGCATTTAGAAACTATATAAGAATTTTGCTTTGCCCAAGTTACTATGTACTTACCCGTccaattaaatgtgtgtgtgtgtgttattgcattatgcattttattatgaatttgaatcatttgaATAATTGTTTGCTACTTTTATCTCACACAGCTGTCTTAAATTCTTCTTGAGCTCTataaataaaccattattattatttattgttgttattttaggAAAGAAGCTGTCTGATTTGGAGAGGGTCACATCTCTGAAGGTCTACAACTGGTTTGCCAACCGCCGCAAAGATATAAAGAGGCGCGCTAACATCGGTAATGTCTacctctgtttgtgtgtgtgtgtgtgtacagtagtgGAAGTTATTGAAGCTCTTCCAGCTGGTGAGTCTGCAGCACATATCCTTGTAGAACAGCAGAGTGTTCTAAACCCTGATGTAAAAGGCTCTTTGTTCTTAGACCAGCAAAGTGCCTCTCTGGAACCAGTTTTCCTGGCTATAAGTCCGGTTCTTTGGCGAAATGCTAAAAACTGGTACGAGGTTAGGTGCCAGCTCTGAACCGCCCCTCAAACTGCcttggtggaaaaggggtatatGACACCTAACGAACTCTTTCCCTTTGCTACCTTTAAGTCCATGAGAAGAATAATCCTTCCAGTCATAAGATTCTGTTTTACTCCAGCAGAAGAGCTTCAAACCACATTCATCTTTACAGTGTGTCACTTCACTGTCTACTCTGTGAGCTGCTTTTTTCGAGTTCGATATGCTATGATGAGCTTTGTGTCTTTTGAAGAAGCAGCCATCTTGGAGAGCCACGGTATCGAGGTTCAGAGTCCAGGCGGTCAGTCCAACAGTGACGAAGTGGATGGGAACGACTTCCCTGACCAGGTAACCAGTGATGTCTTGAATCAATAAAGTTACCTGctgaaaaaaccccacaaaatcTTAACTGTGTTCAGATGTATTGCagaattaaaaaagagaaatatagaTGGAGTCAT
This genomic interval carries:
- the LOC133981039 gene encoding homeobox-containing protein 1-like isoform X1, whose translation is MFQQCEEPRFTIEQIDLLQRLRRTGITQAEVLHALDTLDHLDRQHGHKLTHKPSYLPPTSSLSSSSTAAASSSMMSIATQTTFPNNRLTLSPSNAFDTTSPLLPVTVASPVAMAAVAQNGLVAVANGKLSPPRFPLGVVSGGVAAPGYGFETSEEDMDVDDKVEDLMRRDSAVIKEEIKSFLANRRISQAVVAQVTGISQSRISHWLLQQGSDLSEQKKRAFFRWYQLEKTNPGATLAMRAAPLALEDVMDWHQAPPQFGPAPGGFRLRRGSRFTWRKECLAVMESYFSDNQYPDEAKREEIATACNAVIQKPGKKLSDLERVTSLKVYNWFANRRKDIKRRANIEAAILESHGIEVQSPGGQSNSDEVDGNDFPDQGCEVSLFDKRASARQFGFSRADLSSPTQVPTLLPSWFSALGRGGLSGQRGASLIGRSLVSVAGPQAEGSRLTGVSWSPPSPSLQDEPTIHSALSESQDPISLEKAAEGHTNPANQVDEAGCSLGSDIKTETLEDD
- the LOC133981039 gene encoding homeobox-containing protein 1-like isoform X2, whose translation is MFQQCEEPRFTIEQIDLLQRLRRTGITQAEVLHALDTLDHLDRQHGHKLTHKPSYLPPTSSLSSSSTAAASSSMMSIATQTTFPNNRLTLSPSNAFDTTSPLLPVTVASPVAMAAVAQNGLVAVANGKLSPPRFPLGVVSGGVAAPGYGFETSEEDMDVDDKVEDLMRRDSAVIKEEIKSFLANRRISQAVVAQVTGISQSRISHWLLQQGSDLSEQKKRAFFRWYQLEKTNPGATLAMRAAPLALEDVMDWHQAPPQFGPAPGGFRLRRGSRFTWRKECLAVMESYFSDNQYPDEAKREEIATACNAVIQKPGKKLSDLERVTSLKVYNWFANRRKDIKRRANIAAILESHGIEVQSPGGQSNSDEVDGNDFPDQGCEVSLFDKRASARQFGFSRADLSSPTQVPTLLPSWFSALGRGGLSGQRGASLIGRSLVSVAGPQAEGSRLTGVSWSPPSPSLQDEPTIHSALSESQDPISLEKAAEGHTNPANQVDEAGCSLGSDIKTETLEDD
- the LOC133981039 gene encoding homeobox-containing protein 1-like isoform X3, yielding MFQQCEEPRFTIEQIDLLQRLRRTGITQAEVLHALDTLDHLDRQHGHKLTHKPSYLPPTSSLSSSSTAAASSSMMSIATQTTFPNNRLTLSPSNAFDTTSPLLPVTVASPVAMAAVAQNGLVAVANGKLSPPRFPLGVVSGGVAAPGYGFETSEEDMDVDDKVEDLMRRDSAVIKEEIKSFLANRRISQAVVAQVTGISQSRISHWLLQQGSDLSEQKKRAFFRWYQLEKTNPGATLAMRAAPLALEDVMDWHQAPPQFGPAPGGFRLRRGSRFTWRKECLAVMESYFSDNQYPDEAKREEIATACNAVIQKPGKKLSDLERVTSLKVYNWFANRRKDIKRRANIAILESHGIEVQSPGGQSNSDEVDGNDFPDQGCEVSLFDKRASARQFGFSRADLSSPTQVPTLLPSWFSALGRGGLSGQRGASLIGRSLVSVAGPQAEGSRLTGVSWSPPSPSLQDEPTIHSALSESQDPISLEKAAEGHTNPANQVDEAGCSLGSDIKTETLEDD